The genome window ACACGAGGACATTTCccattttggggaggaaaaaaacaccccaaattgTGTCATCTGAGTCCACCCCCAAGCAGGAATATTCACACTATGTGGATCCAAGAGGGCACAAGCTCCGGGTGAACACCCCTGGGAGCAGAGCAACTCCCATCCGCTCCTCAGAAATGAGCTCTAGAAGCTCAGCTTGctcattaattacattaattcttTGCTTTCTTGCCCCCCACCTGAATTCCAGCCCGTGCACCAAACCTTCCCAAAACCTCTTTACGCGGTGAAACCAGCCCCAGGTTAACAACTCCCCTTGCCCAAGAGCCCTGGCGAGATGCAGAACAGCGATTTTTGGACCCGTTTCGCAGGGCATCGCGTCCCAGCTCCACAGGTGGCGGCCGGGGACACGAAGGTGACTCGAGACGCACGGGACGCCGCGTTTTCCACAAAACTAAGCAAGTCTAAATATAGCCCTGCCCTGTATCTTATCTGCCTTCTGTTCAACAGGGTGTTTATCATCCCAGCGCTTATTTATAAGGAGAAACCCCACGTCAGCGCTATCGGTGTCCCCGCCGTGGGGAGTGAAGCCTTTACAGACCcaaggggacaaaggggacaccgGGTTTTGCTTGGACAtcaaattttggttggaaaagccactTGAGATCATtgatccaaccattaacccaacgctGTCACTAAAATGACCCCAAGAACCTCAATCTGTTCACCCCTCAgcgatggcgactccagcactgccctgggcagcctgttcaatgccctttggggaacaaatcaccccaaatttccaccctcagcgcaacctgaggccgtttcctctcatcccatcactcCTCATGTCCAAaaaacctccaggaatggtgaaaACACACACGGTTTTtgttgaaaacaggagactcacTCACCAACGTCCCACCGAGCGGGGCAACAAGGGAAACGGGAGCTCAGGATCACGGCAGCAGGTCCCGGCGCCTTGGGCACACACGGCGTATTCCTGGCAATGAGGAAGCTGCCTCGAGATCTACAGATAAAGGTTCCAGgtattgttttttctctcttttacacCCCGTTTCCATTTATTAGGAGCCAAAAGCCGCTCGTGTAACAAGGTTCGTGCCGATACCGCCGTTAAACGCCACAGATAAGGAAATTGCGCTCGAGCCGCGGCTGATTCAGCAAAGATTTAAGCTAAaggtggaggaggtgacaccgGTGGCTCCGGCTCCCGCTGTCCCCAGCCACACCGAGGTCCCTCGGCCGGACTGGGGAGCGTTTCCCAGTGTCACGTCTGCTTTTTCAGGTCAGAAGCTGCATTTTTAAGGCTTTTGGGAGCCTCTGGGCTTCCTTATCTCGCTGGACTTTTGCTCCTCTTGTCACTTGTGTCCTCACGCCCTGGTTTAACCGGCCCtccctgtcccagccctgggcacGGGAGACAAACACCAGCACGCACGTCTcatttttataagaaaaataacaaaaccccACATATTTTCATGTTTAGAATAGAATCATTCAACTGAAATGGACCTACAACCACCAGCCAGCCCGGCTCTGGTTTTATGACACCTGGTtcttcagctctgctcctccaCAGGTCCCACAAATTCAACCCAAAGATCAGAGGGATGTTTCCCACAATCTGCTGTAAACCGTGGGTCAATCTCTATTTTAGGAAGCAGTTCTATGTGTATTTATCTCATTTTGGGGGTCATATTTTAATCCCCACCTGTGCAAAACATTCTAAATTAAGGCCGCTGTCTTATCACCATCCtggggtgttgcagggatggcgactccagcactgccctgggcaacctgttcaacACCccccagccctttggggaagaaaccaccccaaatttccaccctcagcctccccagcgcaacctgaggccgtttcctctcatcccatcgctTCCCACatgaagacaccaacaccctccaaaaCAAATCATCACTTCTGAGCTGCCACCCGCCCCGTATTCAAATACACCCGGTCGTGCGTAAAACCCGCGAGACGCCCCCAAAACGGGACACCCCGTGGGGTTTCATTCCTCCCACCAACACGGTCTTGGGCAAGTCCCATGAAACAGCCCCACGTCTCTTCTAGGGGCTGATCGCCCTCATTAGGGGCTGTAATTAGCGCCAGGAGGTGCTGACGCGCTCACGTTCCCTTGCACAAGCACAGGATAAGCACCACATCTTCCTCCCCATCACCTTCATTGCACAGGAGGGACAGACCCACTCGCAACCACTTCTAATTCGGATCATTCACCTCGCGGCGACGCCGCGTTTCAATTTCTAAAGTTTTGGGCCAGACCAACTTCGCTTTGGTTCGGTGACAACGGGTTAAAGATTATTCCTGTGTGCACAGAGGGACGGCGGAGTCTCCGCTGAGCTTTTCAATGGGAAAAGAGGCCGGAATAGCCAGTTACTCCGTTCTGAGCACACCGGGATTCAGAAAAACACCGAGCAAAACACCAACCGAGCCGAATTCTTCCCTGATGAAAACACCTATTTGTGCTTCACGCTGTTGTAACTCTAAATCTCCAGGCGAGATCTCACACCTGATGTGTTCACAGCCCGATCTCGGGCAGATATCGGCCAGCGCCGCCCGCACCTGCCCGGCCTTCCTCGCTCCTCTTCCTCGCTGATGCGGTGCCAACCATGTGgcttcccccctccccaaaatccAGCTAAACGCACAAGGTCAACCCCAACAGCATCGCCAGTGCAATCCGATTCAGCTCCGTTTTAACCGGCTGCTCCGGAGAAGGAAGACGAGGTTTTATTCAAATGAGTAATTAATTACAGCCGTAACTTCCTCCCCCGGAGCAGACACGTCAAACGTTTCGCCCGACCGGCACCGGGGCGCTGACCGAGACACGGGGGAAGCGCCGTGGAGCGGGTGTCTGTCTGGCTGGCTGCTCTGGGGGGGACACGCGTCGCCCCAAAATCGCTGGTGCCGCTCGAAGCGAGTCCTGGGAGGAAGATGAGTCACTGCCCGGCTCGTGTGGGCGCGGAAGGCGCCGCAAAGCGCCGGCTTCTGGGGAAAACCAATTCTGGAGAAACTCTGAGTGCTCAAAGCTCCGCGCCCCAAAATGCACAAAATACATAaaaaagaggaaggagcagctcaATCCAGAGAAAAACCACCTTAACCTGCCCAATATCTGCAACCCCCGGCGCCCTTTGGGTGCTTGGCAGGCTAAAAAATACCCCCCTCTTTCCTGGCATTAAAGCTGCAGGAAAAGTCCCGGTACCTTCGTTTTCACTGCGTGGCTGGAAATCCCGGCGGTCGCATCGGAGACGCACGGAAAGTCACTGGGGAATGACAAACAAGTGACATTAGGGCCCCACAGGGGCCACGACTGGCTCTTGATACCCTTCCCCCCCCTTAAATAATATGCTTAATTATGAGATCAAGCTGAAGATGCTTTTTGAAGCTGATTGTTAATCAGGAATTTAGAGTGGGGTCCAGTTAAGGACCCCAACAACACACTGATAATTCACCGGCTTCGGAGCCCCCTCAAAAGGGGACCAGAGTCCCAGAAGGGGGACaggggtgacatcccaggatgggGGTGAAGCTTGGGAAGGGGCTCAGGGTGCAGAGGGGAAATGGGGGCTCACACCAACAAGGGGTACATGACTGGGTCTggttcctcctcatcctcacgcCGACCTCAGAGAGCCCAGAAATGGTGAATCAGACAGAATTTGGGGGGGAAGGGATAAGaaggacccccccccccaccccaaacctaAGGGAACTGCAGTTTTGGCAGAGGGGGCACTTAACAGCCCTGAGAGCCCCCAGCTGCAGGGAGACATAGGGGGACCCCCAAACAAGGAGGGGGAACACGGGGAGCCCCACACAGGACCCCAAACCAGGGAGCACACAGAGCACCAGGTGGGTTCCAACACCCACATGAGACTCCCGAACTGGGGGGGgactgtgcaccccaaacccccataggaCCCTCTAACTAGCATGAAGAATACAGAGACTATGCGGGAGTGACCCCCTGCTCCTACAGCCACAGGGGACaccagtgtcccccccacccgTGTCCCCCGTTCCGTGGCAACAGCCGCCCCCGTGGCCGGTGTCACCCGTGTGTCACCGAGCCACTGCCGTCCCGCGGCGGGCATGGAGCAGGGGTGCCCCCTATGACCAGCGTCCTCCCGgtgcccccagcccggcccggcccggcccggcccggcccggccccggtaCCTGCGCTCCCGGTGCCgctacccccagcccccccgcgccgcccggaGCCGCCTTTTGACGGGAACCGGtcggctccgcgccccgcccctccctggGCCACGCCCCCACGGCCACGCCTCCTCCCCGCCCTCGCCAATGGCAGCGCTGCACCGCCTCAGCTCCGCCCTTCTCGGGGGCGTGCCTGAAGGGACTCCGCCCACCAGCGCCGTATAAGGTTGTGCTGGGCGAGTCTCCGCCCACTAGGGGCGTGGCGGGGGCTGGCGGGAGATTGCACGTGGCTGCCGGTCCCCGCGGGGGCTCCCCCCGCGCTGCCCGGGCCTGGGGACCCGAACCCCGCTGTCCTGCCCGGTCCGCACCTTCGGCCCGGGCGCTGCCCGCGCTGCCCCGCTCCCGGGGCTTGTGAGAACCCATGTGCTCTCCCAGTGGCTTTGGGGACGCtgctgggggtttggggcactgcTGCCAGGGGCTTTTTGGGGGCACAACCTCTCTAGAAAGCCCAGCGGGCTCAAGAAGCTCACCCGTTTCCTCCTGGCCTGCGGTCAGTCCCTTACTGGGACAGAGCAAACGTCACCAGTACAATAGTGCCCCCCCCAGCACTTTCTCCCTGTAGCATCAGGCCCTGAGCACCTTTGGGTGTCCCCACCACGTTTCACCTTCGCTCCGGTGTCTCTTGGAAGTCCAGGGGTTACAAAGCTCCGTCCCTGGCGCTGGCAGTGGTTCAGAGGCTGCTTCTCTTCCAGATTCCTAAGTAATAAACCACCACGTGCCAAGAGCGCTTGCCGCATTCATCACCTGGCAAACAACCTCTGTCTCGCTTTGCAGCTGCAGGGTTTGCTGGGCTCGTCTCCCTCCTGTCCCGATTTCGGGAGGACACCAGAGCGACCCAGCACCGCGCTCTGCACAACCTCCATCTGATCACCGCCCGGAGAGAGTTCTCAGATCGGCTTAGATCAGATAAAGGGCAGAGGGGGAGCTGATTCACCTCCTGCCTCCGGACCAGAGAGCCAAGAGCCGCGGCGCAGCCGTGCACGGCCAAGGGTGGGCAGGCTCCAGGCTCTTTGCAGCCTCCGACCGGCCCAGAGCTTCATGTCCTGAGCCTGTGTGAAGCCCTCCCAGGTCTGGAGGCCAAAGACCCACAGGACACCCATGCTTtggctgctcctgcgggaccTGGTGGTATTCGGGACAACACAACGAGGTCACGAGACCTCAGCCACCCAAAATCCCATTAAGCGGTGACGTGAGTCAACCTGGGAGCACAGGGGTTTGGGCTGAGCTGGTTCAGCCGGTGCCGCAGCCCCAACCCGGGCACGTTACACCCCCAGGCTGCAAAACCTCCGGTATTTCACCGTTTTTCCCTTTCCACCTTAAAACCCATACATTTAGGATGCCACCCTCAGCAACACATTATAAAGCGCCAAGAAACCTTTCAACAAATCCCCTGCGTGATGCTCCGGGGGTTTATTAAGTGCCCCTTAAACCCAAAATCCCCGGGGAAAACGAGGTAGGCGGCAATCGCCGCCCCCCACCGCAATCACCGGGTTCACGGCTCTATCTGCGTGGGGAAAGCGCCTCGCTAATCACTTCCCCATTGATTTAATGAGGCCGACGAGAGAAAACGATGTCTGGGAAGAAATGGGAGCTCATCAGAGGCAATTTAGCGGCGCGGAACCTTTTCGGGAGGGCGAGGAACGGGCTGCGGGGACTTTGCAGGGGAGAAGCCGCTTGTCCCCATCCCACCGTCGCTGTTTTTTGCCATCGCGGCCGTTTAAACGCTGAGCCCGGACCGGCGCGACGGGCTCCACAACCCCGTAAACCCCGCGTCTGACCTTTTCCCGCAGCCCCGGCCGTGCCCCGAGCTCCGGGGCGGGTTTGCGGCAGAGGCGATTTCGTCTGCTCTTCCTTTCATGTGGTGGGGAGAACGGTTTTCCAGCCGCTTCCCGGCGGCTTTTCCACTTCGCACGAGGGGATCGGGGCTGGGTCCTGGTGCTGCTTCGCTCACCAGAgctgtgacccccccaaaccagtGTCCCCCCGATGCTGTCACCCCCTCAAAGTGGTGACAGCCTCAGAACTGCAACACCCCCAGAGCGGTGACACCCCAATGCTGTGACCCCCCAGAGTTGTGACCCCCAGACCAGTGTCCCCCCAAGCTGTGACCCCCCCAATGCTGTGACACCCCCAGAGCTGTGACCCCTCCCAGTGCTGTGACACCCACAGAACTGTGACACCCCCAGTTCTATGACACCCCAGAGCTGTGACCCCCCCAAcgctgtgacccccccagtgctgtgacacccacagaactgtgacccccccagaccaGCGTCCCCCCAATGCTGTGACACCCCCAGagctgtgacccccccaaaactgtGACCCCCCCCAGACCAGTGTCCCCCCAATGCTGTGACACCCCCAAAACTGTGACCCCCAGACCCCTGTCTCCCCAGAGCTGTGACACCCCAGTGCTGTGACCCCCCAGTGTTGTGACCCCCCCAGACCAGTGTCTCCCCAGAGCTGTGACCCCTTCAGAGCTGTGACACCCCAGAGTTGTGAACCCCCCATGCTGTGCCCCCCACAGCGCTGTGCCCCCCACAGCACTGTGCCCCCCAGACCTGCGCCCCCCCAGCGCTGTGCCCCTCAATGCTGTGCCCCCCAGACCTGCGCCCCCCAGCGCTGTGCCCCTCAATGCTGTGCCCCCCCAGCGCTGCGTCCCTCAGACCTGTGCCCCCCAGCGCTGTGCCCCTCAGACCTGTGCCCCCCAGCGCTGTGCCCTTCAGACTTGTGCCCCCCAGCGCTGTGCCCCCCGGCGCTGTGTCCCTCAGACCTGTGCCCCCCAGCGCTGTGCCCCCAGAGCGGTGCCCGCGGCACGGGGCCGATCCCGCTCCTGGGGTGACTCAGCTCTTGCTCCATCCCCGGGGAGCGAAGGTTTCTTAGGAAGCGGTTGCAAAACCCCCGTGTGCCCCGCGGGGTGCGGCTCATCCCCCCTTCCCCGCCGCTCCGGGGGAAAACGGGGTTAAAACGGCAAGAATTGGCCCAACCGCGGGGGCAGCCTCCCCCTCGGGGCACTTCGCTCCTGGGAAGGAGAGAATAAATGATCCAGAATAAACGATCCAGAAAGTTTCCGCCGGCACCTCCGCCCGGAGCACCCGCGGACGGCGGAAATATCTCCCGTAAAGTTAATCGTGATGATTTGGGTGATTATGAGGGGAAGGAATTCAGTTTTCCACTGAGCTCTCGAGTTTATCGCAGCATTAAGTAACAAAAAGCGGCGTTTGCGCGGTAGCAAGTTTATGACACAAATATTGAAGCAAATCGGGTGGTTTCGCCTGTTCCGCTCCCGGAGCTGTCGGGGCTGGGGGTGGCGGGAGGAAAGGGCTGCTTGGACGTTTATTTCCGATTGGGGCTTTTTCTGCCCTCATACTGGTGTGGAAGGAGCTCATACTGGGACAGGCACCTTCATACTGGTGCGGAAGGGTCCCGTACCGGGACGGGTGCCCCCATACGggtcccattcccatccccatacCGCTCCCTCACTGGATTTTCCCGCCCCCGCGCAAGCGCGCGCTCTCCCACCACCCCGCGCCTGCGTATGCGCaccttggccacgccccctccgcttTCCCCGCCCCTACTCCCCCCCGCGTCGCTCTGGCGCATGTGCAGTTGCGCTCACGCCCCTCAACCCCACCCAAAAGGGCGGGGCCATGGGCACCGCCCCCCTCGGCGGTGCGGCGCATGCGTGTTGGTGGCGAGGCGCGCCCGGGCGGGGCGTTTCGTCACGGTGGGGCGGTGCCCCGTAAACCCCGCCCATTTGCCCCCCGAGGCGGCCAATCGCCCCGCCCCAATGCACGACTGGGCGGGGCATTAATGAGGGGGCGTGGCTCACCTAAACCCGCCCCTCCGCGTCCCACCCTGCGCGCTGTGCGCCTGCGCCGACCGAGGTGGGCGGGGCGAGTGCTGGCTCCGCCCACCACCTCCTCGCCGCGTAGTCATAGCGACGGCGGCTGTGCGGGAGAAGGCGACGCTGCGGCGGGTGCGAGGGGctgtgtgctggttttgggggtgtcccctgttTGGAGGTGTCTCTGAGAGGGTGCTCCTCACGGGGGTGTTGTGGGGcagggccctgtggggctgtttGAGGGGAATGTTGTTTTCTGGGGGCGTCCGAGGGTCTTTGTGGGGGGTGTTTATGTGGGAGCTGTAGGCCCCTATGAGGAGGGCGTCGTTGGGGGGGCGCCTAAGAAGACGCAGCGCTCTGTGGAGGTGCAATGCATCTCTTTTGGGGGCCTTGGGGGTGTAGGGTCTCTGTGggggttgttggtttttggggGATGTGAGGCACTGTGTGGGACCCAGTCTCTGGGGGGGTGCCCCTCGTTTTCACAGGGTGTCATGGGGCTCTGGGGAAGGGGGGTGGGATGGAGCTGGTCCTTGGCGGGGGGTTAGGATGGAGTTGGTCCCCTGGGGGCGTTAGGAAGGGTCTCTGGGGGATGGGCTGTTTCCTCCACACTGCAGTTCAGGACGGGCTTTCCCTGTTGGCCAGAGGCAGCTTGAGAACCCActgagcaaccaggagctgcTCTTCCCCCTCTGCCGCAGGTCGTACGGCTTTTCCGCAGCCATGGGTTCCGTGCTTTCCCTCTCGGGCCACGGCGCTGCCGCCGGGCAGAGGCCGAAGGCTGAGGATGGCGACGAGGACGGACTTGACAGCCGGGACCGCGTGGAGGACATCGCCAAGTTTCCATATGTGGAGTTCACGGGCCAGGACAGCATCACCTGCCCCACCTGCCAAGGCACCGGCTGCATTCCCACAGGTGACGGCTCCTCCTGCCCCTAAACACATAAAACCGCTGTTGCTTGTTTACACCAGCGACCTCACAAGTGGATAGGGTTGATTAACGTGTTCCTTTTGCCTTCCAGAGCAGGTAAACGAACTGGTGGCTCTCATACCCTACAGCGACCAGCGGCTTCGTCCGCAGAGAACGTAAGTGTGTAGTAAGCGAGGAGTTACATTCTACAGAGGGCAAACAGGGCTCTTTTGTCATTCACTGCTGCAGCTTCACCTGGTCTGCGGCCTCTCCTTCGTTTAGTGGTTTGTTTTCATCCAAGTACGCCAACAAACACAACGTAAAGTGTAACTTTGAGTGCTTCCTGTGAAATCCCACTGTGGGGTGAACGTGGAAACAATGATCCTACTCACGCTTTTCATCCCTGCGCCCTTTACTGGAGCTCGTAGAAAGAAGCTGCCTTACCAGGAGCAAAAATACTGGATTGTGAAAACACTCTGGGGACAACAATGATTCTTTGGTTACTCATTCCTAAAAAATCAAGCGTTTAAAAGGTGACAGTTATGAGCAATTTCAGATGTTGGAAGCGTTAGAGCAGCGTGTCTGTGGGAAGAACAAAGAGAGGCTGtttgctgcagggctgggtttgggtTCCAGGGGCTCTGGCGTTGGGGTGAGAGCGGTGACCCCGTCCCCATCCCTTGCAGGAAGCTCTATGTCCTGCTGTCCGTCCTGCTCTGCCTCCTGGTCTCGGGGCTGgtggttttcttcctcttcccacaCTCCGTCTTGGTGGACGATGACGGTATTAAAGTGGTTCAGGTTTGGTTCGACAAGAAGAACTCCGTCGTCATTCTTGCGATCACGGTAAGGTTTTCGTGTCCGTGTTCCCGACGGAATAAACTCCGTGTGGAGCTGCCGGGAAGGTCGCTGCCGCTCACGTTTTCCCCCTTCTCTCCATCCAGGCCACGTTACGCATCAAAAACTCCAACTTCTACTCGGTGACGGTGACCAGCCTGACGAGCCAGGTGCAGTACATGAACACggtggtggggacccagcagatcAGCAGCGTCTCCAGCATCCAGCCGCTCAGCGACAAACTGGTATTTACCTTCCCATATAACCATCACCAAACCTGGGCCCCCCGCGAGTTACCTTGGTGGTAccgtcatagaataatttggcttGAGAGAGACTTTAAAGATGATTTGATTCCAACCCCTCTCGTGGGAATATAATCTATTTGTACCTTAAGTCTTCGCTTGGCAAAATATTCTCATGGCCAAAGTGCTTTGTGCCCAGCAGCTGGAAGGGAACAGGAGGTGGGAAATGCCCCAAAAGAAGTGGATTCAGGTGAGCAAAACTGCGTGTGAACgtggttttctgttcttttccacaGGTGAATTTCACTGTGAAGGCGGAGCTGGGTGGACCCTTCTCCTACCTGTAGTAAGGATTTACTACTCTTTGTGTACAGCTTGGAGAGGGCGGGTTAAGCGGCTTTGATTAGAATTTGCTCTGGAAATGACACATTTTCTGTTAACTTCCTGGAAAGAGCAGTTTGCTAGAAATCACTCAAAAGGCCGCT of Patagioenas fasciata isolate bPatFas1 chromosome 28, bPatFas1.hap1, whole genome shotgun sequence contains these proteins:
- the TMEM106C gene encoding transmembrane protein 106C; its protein translation is MGSVLSLSGHGAAAGQRPKAEDGDEDGLDSRDRVEDIAKFPYVEFTGQDSITCPTCQGTGCIPTEQVNELVALIPYSDQRLRPQRTKLYVLLSVLLCLLVSGLVVFFLFPHSVLVDDDGIKVVQVWFDKKNSVVILAITATLRIKNSNFYSVTVTSLTSQVQYMNTVVGTQQISSVSSIQPLSDKLVNFTVKAELGGPFSYLYFFCTFPKVKVHNIVIFMRTSVKLSYIGHATQSSLERYHYVDCSTNSTAAPDARPRRSLAPQDAAEATMEP